The Myxocyprinus asiaticus isolate MX2 ecotype Aquarium Trade chromosome 6, UBuf_Myxa_2, whole genome shotgun sequence region aaataacctttttttcccctctcccctttactacccaatttggaatgcccaatgcactccaagtcctcatggtggcgtagtgactcgcctcaatctgggtgacggaggacgaatctcagttgcctccatgtctgagaccgtcgatctgcgcatcttatcatgtggcttgttgagcgcgttaccgcgaagACAcaacgtgtgtggaggcttcacgctattgtcCGGCATCCACAcagctcaccacacgccccaccgaaagcgagaaccacattatagcgaccatgaggaggttaccccatgtaactctaccctccctagcaaacaggccaatttggttgcttaggagacctggatggagtcactcagcacaccctggataaaaacttgtgactccaggcgtggtagtcagtgtctttacttgctgagctactagGCCCCCGTAAAATAACCATTATTATTTCCAAAAAGATAACTGGACGCTACTCATATTTGcaacatgatgaggtcatgtgacaacaatatatCATACTACTGTCTATTGCAAACTCATTCTCAAAAGTCAGGATACTCACCACTCCAGAGTAGTACCGCAGGCCAACAACTGTGCCTTGAATAGTCCCAATCTGAACACTCTCCTCTGTCTCCAGGTCCTGCCCTGAATCCTCTGTTAAATTTGCAATTTCTTGGGATATTGTCTCTGTTCGACCCACATTCAAGAAATCTATGAAAGCTGATGATGGATAGCATGCATtagaataacaataattaaatgcaTTGGGAGCAGATTATGGGTGCAACCCTTTTAGTTCAGATTCTTAATATATTTTAAAGCCATATTTTTTTCACCATATCTTGGCGAGGCGCTGGTCGAGGGGCTGCAAGGATGCACAGCAGAACGGAGACTGAAGTTTGGTGATGACTGCATGTCTGCGAACACACCTCGAAAAAAACTTTGTGAAATTTCATTGTAAACAGATAGTCAACACGCCATTCAAATGTTTATGCATATTGCAGGGGCTCGAGTTATCATATACATGCAAAAGGTTTAAGCAATAGGAAAGAATGATTTAATGGCGTTGGTATTGTAAACTGCTTAATTCGACTAGTTAAACTATTATCGTTTAACACGTCACGTTTTAACAAGCGAACATGTTTCATGAATTAAGTTAAACTGTATTAGCCAGCAGGCCAATTAACAGCCACACTCACCTTCTGTTCAAAGACTTAAGTACGGCAGAGTTTGCAGTATACTGATTCAAATCCAGATGCTACATGTGCAGTGGGTATTGAAGAGATATAGGTGTTAGTTGTAGTTATTTATTTTCATCGACGGCTGACAGAAAGTCGAGGCGCGTATTTCCCAAGTGCTCCTAGCTGCAGACTGTAGCGCGTTGACGTAGTGGATGTTGTAATGCGCATGcgtattcacattttaatgtttggttTTGTTACTGTAGGGTACTTAACggtcattaatacagtatatattcatataacacacacacacacacacttatataatacggctgcacaattaattaaaataaaatcgcgGTATGACATTGTGCAAATATTTAACCGCAAAGGGCTAtgccaattaaattaaattaatagataaatcaAGCTGTTCGCGTCAAAGTATATGCAcgctgctctgtcctgtctgtattgtgtataagcattattacagtgtattcagagcggttctgtgctaCACAACTCGTGCTCacagagtaacagatgtgctccatTTGGATCCGTGTGCTGAGCGTGTAATTTTAAAGCGCTCCAGattcacattaatttcacttttgcacaCTTCCAAGTCTGTTTGACCactacatgttaatatacaaatataaataattcaccccatggcatttatgtacagtggaggagatgttaaaatgagaagcacattatagtgaggagtatattgcttaatttatatatttgttttctgttggtgaagaggaaaaacaaggaaaagtaATTTACGAAATCCATGtttatgaccatttttaaaagctaagctatattaaacaaatgtatcagtgtaatactttaataataaattaataatgtacTCAGTATAACCATAAAAACCAAAACATCCACTACATCACCAAAATTCACTACGCAGAGGATTAGATCTATTATGTCATCGCGCTGCAGTCTGCAGCGAGATCCGTCTCTTATTTCTGGCGCCAGAATGTACGTCAATGACATGTAAACCAATCAGCAGAGACTGACGAATGACGTCACtacaaaaataaactaaaatgaaatcaaataaaaacaaatacataaataaataaaaatgatattaaataatttcttttttttcctttcataTGTATGCGATTCAGTATAGGTCTGTAGGCTActtgtattttttaatgtatatttttgttataATACCCAGGCAATAAAATGTTATGTAAAAAACATTGTGAAAAccgactgaaaaaataaaaataataataattttatatatatatatatatatatatatatatatatatatatatatatatatatatatatatatatatgactttaatAGTATTTTATGAATTTCATactattgatatacagtatattcaaaagaaaagACATACTGTACAAATTCAGTAGCCTATTATAAATGAAAGCACATGATTTCTcgtaatactttaatactttatTCACTTATTTCCTATCTGATAGGGAAACTAAAAGTTCACGGTGAAAAGAAACAACATTCACAGTATACAAATTAAATGATTACAAATTAGTTGAGAAAGAAAGtggattttgagaaaaaaaaaatctggaggaAATGTAAGGTTCTGGGTTAAGATCAGAGGACTATAAGCaagggcgtagcagtcattttaaatgtgtgtgtggggggggggggatgcacagctgtcagtaggtggctgcaCAGACCCAGCACttacagtattaatatattacagtataaattaatatataagtataagtattatattaatatatacgtattatttacttttaatttttgtagtattgcaaaataattgcaaaattagctgcaaaaataaaggccaTCTTGTGGAGcatttgcttctgtttcacacatgacaataaaagactgagcacaagctggtcctgaataaattatttaatcagttacaataatgacaattgtgcatgtgcacaatttacgatttaaatgtatccaagtagCTCAAGTGTTTTAACtatgttcaccaaaattcattcagatccatttaatgattcagtaaccatttctggtgatgccagaaggtggtgacaaatgagtgtcttgtgtgaaatgagttagtcactgaatcaacgatcaaagtaaaattttaatcctttaacatttgtatgtctacagacctacaaagagactttatagGTTTTAagtattataagaacaaagcaaatctatcatttctctacattttgtgagctgctgagcatgactttcatcaaaagacaacaataacagtattataataattatattgagTTTGAATAATGTCCGTATGTTTTTTGTGTATGAAAAAaacgtgtctacatatctattcacttcaataAAATGCcgaagtgttctaagaacacagcagatctttcttttttcctacagtttgatGACTGCAAACCAacacagaggtaaaaaacaggagctaatataaaaaatagctttacatatttaacacagatctagtgaattggcaaaaacaaccgatcaaactattacctcacaaacataatgtaaaaagcataacttaatgaagactcgtgCGCTGAtgtaaactccacttacaatgtgtgcttaaaagaaggattgtcccatttcacgtaatgctcccaatcaagaatgatatgccaataaataactctcgtttgtgtgttccttatctctagattattaatttagatcaacatcaatgccgataaaaaacatggataaatgtttgaaagcaactttgtagaaatgaacgaagccacgttgattagactgtctgactgaagGCCTATTATGTAAGGttttttcggctcatgaaactcaccagtgattggctggatggtcactcaatcagcccaaagtaacaaaacgcaaagaatactgtatacaaatccaccatttcgAATcgttatgggtttagcttggaaaaatgCGGGGGataaaaatcacttttttatCAAGTGCACGGGGCATGCCCCCCACGTCCCTCACGGCTGCTACACCCTTGACTATACGAATAGAAATGTAGGCTAAATCTCTGTAAAATCTACAGAACATTGGAAAGAAATCaatcactgtttaaaaatgttgtgGCACTGGAAAAAGAACAACGTTGCATATACAGTCATTAAATCAAAGTTAAAAATACAGttgtatcaaataaaaaatatatcactTGTTTTAACATATCTGGAGGTCAAAGGTACAGCTTAACTTTCTCCTTGATTAAAACTGTATCGTCAGCTTTATAGAGGTACAAAAGATAGCTTATCATCCTGTTGTGTATATTTgagtttgtatttaaatttgctgTAAAGCATGCATATATATTGGAGCAATGCCGAAGcacatatttacaaaaataacactactttattaaatgtatttgtaaattcaCAAACATTAACATAATGTAACATTTAATCAAGGGAGTCTTCAGGACATCTTCATAAATTCCAATCAAATTAAGTTCATACTTGTGACATGTTGCTGATAAATGACTGGGTTAAATTTTAAACAGTCTGTTGCTCCTTCACTGGTTCAGGATAATGCTTTTATCAGGTACAGTTTATCTCCCTGTTCACTGGTAAATATGGGGGCCTTTTTGTAATGTTCCACCAAATCCTCCATAGAGTTGAACTTGCGCTGACCGATGCAGTAGAGTCCATCTTTTAGCTGCACCTTGAAATGCTTGTTCTTGTACACTGCCTTCAGAGAGATGGCGAAGTCATTTGGCTGAagagaaaaattaaaatttttgttcaCAACAAAGCACAAACAAAGCAGCTTTCATAAAGAATTATGCAAAATTCCTTCAAACCATAAcaacagtgaattaaatactgttTACAGATACAGCTTACAGTTAATGAATGCACATGAACAGACTGGTAATTGATCTCTAATATGAGAGTGCGTATGCTCATGTGGGCACTGAGGATCCTCTGTAAACATTAACATTTCTGCAAAAAATTGATTTGGAATGGTATACAAAGGGTTCAcaaagtcatggaaaacctggaaagaAAGCCTGGATTATAGACTTTAAAAAGTGATACCCTGAAATTGTTaacttgatctaaccctttaataagttttgctggtgtaacctaatttagtCAGATTcattcagacatgttaaataattttttgtcttgaatcaatcagttaatttagattttgcCACATGAAGCAAaatttcagattaacattttagtgtataggccaaaaaaaaaaaaaatcaataaaatcaatcatggaaaagtaatggaaatttctaTGGTCAATATAATTTTTCTAGATATGATATTAGATATTTCATTAGCATATTTCATTGTGAGTGCAATTTCTATTaagttatttataaaaactattatccagtaaacacaaacaccTTTAAGGTTTCCCTCCAATGtaaacaattaaatattaaagatgaagtatgtaatttcttttaatgtcaaaatacgttctactatcccagtttattgttcattgacaacaaaagtataaacactgaacctccctggcactatcaaaacattgatgtttatattttgagcagcATGATCAGCTacacccatccctttctagctcaacATATAGTGTGAGTTTGAGGTGTGGTTACTTGTAGTAAACTGCTCAGCTGGGAGAATATGAACATCCATGGTAGATGTGTACAaaggaaaataattttaacttcGCCTACAGAAGTTAATGCCAAAATTcgagacttgctaaaagacacagagacagagaacgaAGTAAAACCAGATTGAACACTGGTGCCTTATTTACAAGGTGGACGCCAAATTTGCCGAGCTGCTTCTTGACAAGTAAGTTACACTCAAGGTATTGCCACACATGTTAGCTCATAACTGTCGAGCTCCAGATAAATTCATAAGATActcaaagtatacatttttacggttactagttaccagaagaaTCATCCTACCTCATGTGCTGGATCCCCTGCACACCCATCTGCCGTTCAATCCGTTTATCGGACGACCCGATTCCTTTGCCATGCTTTCTGTccggtgtgtatatgttatagtggtcttctACATTACAACATTAAacgtttatcaccttttatttagtctgccctatttgttcatagggattCAGAGTGTGCAAAAGAGCGTGATGAGTCTAAGTtgtgttggcaaaggttgtttgaaaacatactttaattttgtaattccgtttggtgccactaatagcacagaaattacatacttcactttTAACTTATCAGTTAATACGCATTTTAAAAGCAACAtagctgtttgttctctgttttaattaaatgttatgccAGATTTACCATAGACTCGCTGTCTCTAATGAAGAAGTCCCCATCAACACCTCTCTGGTTCAATACCACCTCCGCCTGGTGCCGTGTCACTTTGCCATAGTACCACATTCTTCCTCCAAACTTTCCATTCATAGAAGGCCTAATGCAGTCAAAGTTTGGAGTAGGTGGTCCTGAATTCTCCAGTTGTTTATGAGACTTATCTACAACTGTGACATAATTCTTGGGCACTAGTCCCACTTGACCATTTCCCTTTCTACACTTCCACCATTCAGGATCATTTTCTGGTTTCTCCAACACATCCATGAGTTCATCCTTGTTGAAATTCAGCTCCTCGTCATTGCCGGAGCTGAAATGATAAAGTGCTTGTACAGTCTGCAGAACCTGAGTCCCATTGTTTTTGTGCCCAATGGGGGACAGTTTATCTTTAAGAGAGCTCACAGAATCTCCCCTCATTGTCCAGTCTATATCCTCTGTGACATAATTGGAAGGGAACCATCCAGAAAGACCGTTATAAGTTCCTCGCCACCAGCCGTCGCTGCACTTCTTCATGACGATAACCCTCGTGCCTTTTATTAAAGAGAGTTCATCCTCCCGTTCAGCGGTGTAGTTGAACTTGACCAGTGCAGGTAAGTTGAGATCATATAGTCGCTCATCATTGTCAGCATGTTTGTCTGCACTGGAGGGCAACTCTCTCATGCAGCTTTTCTGCTTTACTTTCCCAAACCCTGCAATCACATAAAGTGGAGTTATATACTGTTAATATGTGGAAAGTTtactgtttatattgtaatacatgcTTACAAcagtatctacagtatatgcacCACTGCAAGCTGACATAATTTGCCTTTGGGATGTGTTGCATATACAGCCATGAGTCTGGCTACACTAGAGTGTATAAGTTTATGATACCACAATAATATGAACCAAGGCTCAAATcctgatgtaatttttttttaattatatatcacTTGAAATTCAACCTGAAGCCTATTCTCATAAATGTAACAAGaatacacttttttttgtgttttgtttgtgttaagcaaaCCCAAaaacagaggtggaaagtaacaaattacaactactctcattacagtacttgagtaaattgttcaaatttttctgtttttttaagtataaataaataatagtacttttacttttacttgagttgattaaaaattaagtactcaacttcactacagttatttttcaccacaattacaaagtacaaaaaaatgtggggatatcttgttttcTTGCTactatacatttgaagtcagaagtttacatacacttaagttgaagtcattaaaactaattttttaaccactccacagatttaatattagcaaactagttttggcaagtcatttaggacatcagctttgtgcatgatacaagtaattttctcaacaattgtttacagacagattgtttcacttttaattgactatatcacaattccagggggtcagaagtttacaaacactaagttaactgtgcctttaagcagcttggaaaattccagaaaattatgtcaagactttaggcaattagccaattagcttctgataggctagttggctaattggagtcaattggaggtgtacctgtggatgtattttaaggcctaccttcaaactcagtgcctctttgcttaatatcatgggaaaatcaaaagaaatctgccaagacctcagaaaaaaaaattgtggacctccacaagtctgattcatccttggcaGCAATTTACAAAGACCTGAAGGTACAACATTCATCTGAActaacaatagtatgcaagtataaacaccatgggaccacgcagccatcataccgttcaggaaggagacacattctgtctcctagagatgaacgtagtttggtgcaaaaagtgcaaatcaatcccagaacaacagcaaaggaccttgtgaagatgctggaggtaacaggtagacaagtatctatatccacagtaaaaacgagtcctatttcaacataacctgaaaggctgctcagcaaggaagaagccactgctccaagaccaccataaaaaagccagactacagtttgcaagtgcacatgggacaaagatcttattttttggagaaatgtcctctggtctgatgaaacaaaaattgaactgtttggccataatgaccatcatgtttggaggaaaaagggtgaggcttgcatgccAAAGAAttccatcccaaccatgaagcattggggtggcaacatcatgttgtgggggtgctttgctgcaggagggactggtgctcttcacaaaatagatggcatcatgaggaaggaaaattatgtggatacattgaagcaacatatcaagacatcagccaggaagttatagctcagtcacaaatgggtcttccaaatggacagtgaccccaagcatacctccaaagttgtggcaaaatggcttaaggacaacaaagtcaaggtattggagtggccatcacaaagccctgacctcaatccaatagaaaatttgtggacagaactgaaaaagcatgtgcgagcaaggaagcctacaaacctgactcagttacaccagttctgtct contains the following coding sequences:
- the LOC127442599 gene encoding cytoplasmic protein NCK1-like: MDMANLFKHFFRFGKVKQKSCMRELPSSADKHADNDERLYDLNLPALVKFNYTAEREDELSLIKGTRVIVMKKCSDGWWRGTYNGLSGWFPSNYVTEDIDWTMRGDSVSSLKDKLSPIGHKNNGTQVLQTVQALYHFSSGNDEELNFNKDELMDVLEKPENDPEWWKCRKGNGQVGLVPKNYVTVVDKSHKQLENSGPPTPNFDCIRPSMNGKFGGRMWYYGKVTRHQAEVVLNQRGVDGDFFIRDSESMPNDFAISLKAVYKNKHFKVQLKDGLYCIGQRKFNSMEDLVEHYKKAPIFTSEQGDKLYLIKALS